The DNA region TAGGTTTGTTAGTCTGATTTTAGAAACTTATATCTCTCAATCTATGAGGAATTTGGAGAAAATCTAAAAAGAAAAGTTGTAGccttttgagtctagtttccagaaattgtttgttatttggatatttgtacaaaaagttatggtattTTACTAAAGGCTAGAAGTGCAGTCATTGCTGGATTGCGATCGCACAACATGGATTGCGGTCGCAAAATATGGAAATGCGGACCACGCTAGGAAAAGTGCGGTCAGTACTTTGTGAGACAAGTTATTGTATATAAATAGGACTTTTGGATTTCTATTTCATTCCTCACCTCTTTAGAGACTTGGGAGCTTGATTTTGAATGGTTTCAACCTAGACTTTCATCTACAagcttggggtaagtgattctaatatatatatatatatatatatatatatatatatatatgagatttacatgaatatatcactagATTTAGCATCAAAACATGGGACTTTAAcaagagaaattggggatttttatcaaaacctttttaaagtgaataattgggttttgaacaACGATTCGAAGTTGGATTTGGATAaaactagtatgattggactcgtattAGAATGAAttgtcggaatttgtgagttttattgGGTTCCGAGGTACGAGTCCGGGTTGACTTTTAGTATTTGAtaaaagattcgacctttatcgtttaGATTTGGTTcttatggcattatttgatatttttgagttgcttttggctagtttcgagccgttcgaaggtcTATTCATGCGGAATAGCGcttctagagtattgttttggCTTGTTGacgtaagtaacatatctaaacttggatttgagggtaattcTCCCTGAGAACTATGATATTTGATCATATAAATTAGGTATAATAATTCATGGGTAACCAATATCTAACATTAAAATCAAGCAAAATGCATTTATCCCTTCAATTATAGTGAAAATtcctccaaaaatcgcctctagccgagctccacaatttcaaataataaaaaatgaccaaaccctcAAAATATTATAGTCTACCCAGCGATTCTGTATTTGCGGTCCAAAACATCGCATATGTGGTACCGCATCTGTGAGTCTCACTTAAAACCCGACCAACCACATCTACGGTCACCGCAATCGCATTTGCGTACCCGCTTCTGTGTTCTcctcatcgcagatgcggcctcgcTTCTACGGTAAAccttccacatctgcggtccctaCCTCCTCCAACCCAGCTTCGCTTCTGCAGCCCCAGGTCTCTATCTGTGGAATAAAACCTGCGGCCCATCCGTCGCAGGTGCAAAAGCACCAGAACATGTCTacaaaaaaagatgaaaatgatccgaaatacacctgaggcccccgggaccccgtccaaatataccaactagtcccaaaacatcacactaacatactcgaggcctcaaatcagaCAAAACAATATCGAGACCATGAATCACACcttaattcaagcctaaggaagtAATGatcttccaacttccagaatGCATGCGGAACTGCATCTAAtaaactcggaatgacctcaaattttgcatacatttCTCAAATAACACAACgggcctattccaactcccggaataataatccaaacccgatatcagcaaggtcaactcccggtcaaatctatgaactttccaaactttcaactttttaactttcgccaattcaagccaaaaggACCTAGGAATCTCCAAATCCGAATGTatgcctaagtcaaaaatcatcatatgaaccgaTTGGAACCATCAAAAAACTATTCCTGGGTAttatacacaaaagtcaaactccgatctaccctcacaacttaagcttccatggactaagtgtcccaatcaAATCCAAAACTCTCCCAAAATCAAATCAACAGACCCTCGCAAGTCACATAACGTCAAATATacatatgtaaagcatcaaataggggaaacgaggctaaaatactcagATAGGAGAAACGACCAGCCAGGTTATTACACTTCCAACTTGTTCCCTTCGGTGGAAAGAACAGTGAGAGGAAAGGTTTGACTTTTCCTTGTTCCACCCTTCGAACTGAGAGTTATCGCATTTATAATAATAATCTCAATAAATTCGTTTACAACATCTGCATAATAGTCAGTGATTTGCAATTTCATTTTCtacctaaaagaaaaagaaaaaaaaacaaaagaatagGAATATCCTAGAGTACTGTTAATAGGATGACTTGTTTTTCTACTCTTTatacataagaatttttttaaattaaaaaaaagagtttacaagAGAGTAGAGACCATTATTTGAAAGAATCTAATAACTTAACAAACCCAAATGTACATATAAATAGCTGAACAAGATAATAGTAAGTAACTTCTCTGAATAACGTCGTAATTACAAGCAACTTATGATTCTaccaaaattaaaaattttgcTGGTTTTGTTTGATGTACTGATAATAATGTGTTTTTTTTATAGTAGTAGTTGTAGTCTACATAATTTCTTTTACTTAGTGATATATTAATGCAAAATGAAATTTCATAGAATATATTGCTcctaattatttttcaaactttaATATGTGTAGAAGAAAACGCCCAAGTAAGAGAGTATGACACTATCTGCAACTCTGTGACAGAATTTGGGAACATGATCACAAATGGGCATCCACCCAGCCTGCCTCTCTCCATATTTCTCCACAAATCTAATTGATGTTGCTGCTGCACATCCAGCCAATAATAATCCTATCACAATCTGTACACAtaaaaaacaaattaaatgcATGGTTTCCACAAAACTACATATATCACATTGGTCAGGGAACTTAAAAATAGAATAATTCATAACATATGTTACATACAGGTAAATGCAGGACCTAGGGTCAGTGAGTTCAAAATAACTATGATTTTATTATGTGTATAACTGTTAGGTTTCGTGAAGGGGTTTGAATGGGAAATGGAAAAGGCATCTTTTGAATTGCACCTCTTCATCTTACCCTTtcattgtctataaatttagaaGCTTAGCCTTATTTTTCATACATGGAAAATCTGAAAATATCTCCcctcttttcaaaattttttgcATTGTTTTGCCAAATAAATaaagtgtcaagtgtgatttACTCCATTTGTTGAGTTcgttaaaattttataatttcgATTGCCAGTATACATAATAGTTTTTTCGTTCTATTATGGGAGGAAGTAATCTATAACCTTTTTTTTAAGCAACTATACCACTCGGTAGCAGTTGCCtagtggctaatatataaataaaatcccaGAATAGGTCCAAAGCTTACAAGATgtccaaaccaaaatagaagttgcatgaagctactagctattaaaagatagaaaagctaaaatctaatGAACTAGCTATTACAACATGATAAGTTGAATGCTTCCTTCTCCTATTAGTGTATGTGAATCCAATTGTCATTGGCAAATACCAAGCAGCACCTATCAAGCTCTCACCAAGCGCCAGGGTATACTGTCCATAggctaaaatgaattccaaacatctccaccacAGAGTTGAAGCCAGCATAGTCTTCCAAGTGTAGCTACTATATGATCTCCATATGCAGTGGACTGATTTTGTTCAAGTATTAATCATGTGCTCACTCATCAAAATTAATGTGTAGAAGAGgagcctggctttaggcaggctttgcaaggcaaaagccaggcttgagctggctttaggcaagctttgcaaggcaaaggccaggcatgagctggctttaggcaggctttgcaggccaaaagccaggcttgagctggctttaggcaggctttgtagggcaaaagccaggcttgagctggctttaggcaggctttaccAGGCAAAAtccaggcatgagctggctttagccAGGCTTTACAAGACAAAAGCtaggcatgagctggctttaggctggCTTTGCAAGGAAAAAGCCAGGAATtaagcaggctttgcaaggcaaaggccagcCTTTGAAATTGTGCCTTTTTGTGATCTTGTAAGCTCATATACTTCCCTACTAGAACCTTTAATGTAGACATCATTCTAAACATTGCTAAACTATCCTCAGATTGAGCATTAaagcatgctaataccactgagaaaTAATTCAACAATTTCCAAAAATACCATATGATGGGTTCAGCATTTTCCTTAGCATTTGGACATATCAGTTTGTGCAGAGTCCAATCCTGTGAAGCCATTAGTCTGTGGTTCTTCTCTTTGCTATCCTAACCCTAACGTTAGGTGATTGATATTTGTCTAGATTGATCAACCTTCTCCCTGCACTAGGCAGTTCAGAGAATGAATGAAAGTCGGATGTACCTGCAAAAGAGAAcacaatgttagctataaaatccgccactgagttgccttctctgaacacatgttgaaagatcacattgaaggtgtccttcatctctataattttcttcaaaacctATGCAATTACCCAAGGAGGATCCCATTCCCCTTCTATCGCCTTCTTCAACACCAATGAATCAGTCTCTAGTATGAGAGGGTGAAGATCATGCTCCATACAATATTCCAACCCTTGAAGAATAGCCTTATCTTCAGCCACCACATTAGTTGTCACTCCCAGGTCTACTTCCCTAGCATACACCATATCACCTTCATCATCCCTCACACAAAAGCCTAGGGAGCTAGGTCCAGGATTGCCCTTTGAAGCTCCATCAGTATTACATTTGTACCAACCATGAAAAAGAAGCTGCCATGTTACTCTTGTAGTGATCAATATAGGTTTATATCCTTCAAAGTATTGAATCATGTCTTGCCATATCAAtggaatattagggatccaagcaTACCTCACCCTTGTCAGTTGATGCAATGTCCTATTTAtctcatgaatcaccctatttgtgGACACTAAACCACCATGTTTACCTgcatttcttctcttccaaaCCAAGTGATGATAGCCGGTACTACTTGAAATAGTGGCTTTAATTTTGGACAACACTAAGCATACCACCAATGCCTTATAATCTGCTTCAATTGAATCAATTGCATAGAAAATCCAATAGCCCCCATGAACAAGTTCCATACCTTAGAGGCAGTGGGACTTGTGACAAATATATGCTCAATGGATTTCTCTTGGGGCTGCTAACAACACCAACACCTAGACATCACCATTTGCCCTTGCCTCCTCCACATGTCATTGGTGGCTATTTTTTGCCTCCACAATCTCCACAAGAAGAAGGATATATTGAATGGCAAACCTTTAATCCATATTAACTTGAATTCCTGATTAGGATCAGCCCTATGCCTTAATATTTTCCAAGCACTGCTAACACTGAACTTACCTGAAGGAGTTGGCATCCAGTATGGCCTATCCCAATATCCCTCACTGCCTTCATAGTGCACATTTAGCCTTATATGTTCTGCAATTTCCTCATTGAAATTTTGATCTAGCAGCTTATCATCCTATGCTTCCCCTTGCCGCAGTTCTGCCACCTTCTGAAGACCTTCATTGATTGGAAAGTCTTCAGGTAATACGTGATAAAGTGCACCCAATCCAGTCCAATTTTCATGCCAAATATTAGTTGTTCCACTCTTTAATTCCCATACGATCTCATATTCTACTTCTTTCCTAGCATTCAACATTTGTCTCCAAACATGAGACCCTCCCCTTAAATGCACCACTGTTGGTAGCTCCTTCTTGCAATACTTATTCCACATGAAATTAGACCACAAagattttgtggtcctaaacctcCACCATAGTTTAGCAAACAGTGCCCTTGAGACATCATTTAAGGACATAAAACCTAGCCCCCCTTCCTCTTTACGAAGGCAAAGATTTTGCCATGAAGCCCAGTGTCTGCTTCTCCCTTCTTCCTTTGTGCTCCAAAAGAACCTAGCAAAAGTCTTATGTAGATGCCCCAAGATGCTGTTTGGTGGATCAAGGACTGATAACATGTGAACTGGCATACTTTGCAACACACTAGAGATGAGTGTTGCCTTTCCTCCAAATGACAGCAGCTTTCCTTTCCATGAATGCAATTTagtcttcaccttcttgataagaTCCTCATAATAGTCCTTTCTCCTTCTAGTGTAAAAAATAGGACACCCTAGATATGTGAAGGGAAATTTACCTCTTGCAAATCCTGTAATAGCTCCAACTGCCTGAAACAATCCATTAGCAACCTTTGAATGCATGTAGTATGAACTCTTATCTCTGTTGATCATCTGACCTGATATCTTCTCATAGTTCCCCAACACTGCCATAATCTTGCTCAAAGAGGGAGGATGAGTAGACGCAAAGATTATCGTATCATCAGCATATACCAAGTGGTTTAAAGGATCAGACCACTTAGGCATTCCAAATCTCACAAATGACTTGTCTTCAAAGAGCTTATTCAATGACCTGGAAAGTACATCAACTGACAAAATGAACAATGCTGGAGATAGGGGATCCCCTTGTTTCACACCCCTTGTCGACTTAAAGAACCCTGAGGACTGCCCATTCACCAATACTGAATACTAGTTATTTGACATCAAGTTCCACACCATGTTGATGAAGTGTTCAAAAAATCCCATCTTCCTTAGCACATACAATAAGTACTTCCATGAAACCCTATCATAGGCCTTATCCATATTAAGCTTGATCACCACATTAGCTGGCTTTCCCCTTAACCTTATGTCAGTGACAATTTCTTGAGTCAATAAGATGTTCTCAAATATACTCCTACCCTTTACAAATTCGGATTGATTAGAAGCTATTAGAGATGGCAAAAAATTCTCCAATCTGTCATGTAACGCCCTAGACAAGACCTTGTTAATGAAGTTGCTCAAACTAATAGGTCTTAAGTCAGAGAAAGTCTCAACTCTAGGTTTCTTGGGCAGCAACACTAGATTGGTGTGAGTGATGGATTTAGGCAATGCAGCTCCTCCATAGAAGTGTAGCACCATGTTGTGTATATCAGCACCAATAATATCCTAGCATGTTTGATAAAACAAGCCAGTGAATCCATCAGGACCACTAGCACTCTCCCCACTAAGCTCAAAAATTGCTGCCCTTACTTCTTCAATTGTTGGCAATCTGCTAAGTACCAAATTCTGATCCATAGTGACCATTGAAGGTACATTATTGAGCAAGGAAAATTCAGAAGCATCACCTTCATTTGTGAACTGTTTTTGATAGAAGTCCACTGCAGTTGTAGCCAATTGCTCCTGGTCTTCAATCCATACCCCACTGCCACTTTTGATCCTCAGTTGCAATTTCTTTCTTTTGCCATTGACATGATTGTGAAAGAAACTTGTATTCCTATCTCCTTCAGCAAACCAAGTCATCCCAGCTTTTTGCTTCCAATACTGCTCCTCAATACTCAAGTATTTCTTCAATTCAGATTGAGCCTTTTGAAGCACAATCCTATTCTCAGTTGTAGGCTCTTCTTCAAACAACATCTCCTTCACCCTAACAATGTCCTCCAAAATAGCCAATTGCTTGAAGATATCACCAAATGTTTCCCTACTCCATTTTGAGAGTGCTGCCTTCACCCTCTTGATATTCTGCTTGAACATCAAAAATGGATCCCCTATGAAATCAGCTTCCCAATTCTGCCTCACCACATCCATAAATGTAGCATGCTTTGTCCAAAAGTTCAAGAATCTGAAAGGCTTGACAAAATTGGTTGTCTGCACCCCACATGTCATTAGCAATTGTGCATGATC from Nicotiana tabacum cultivar K326 chromosome 24, ASM71507v2, whole genome shotgun sequence includes:
- the LOC142178163 gene encoding uncharacterized protein LOC142178163 codes for the protein MELVHGGYWIFYAIDSIEADYKALVVCLVLSKIKATISSSTGYHHLVWKRRNAGKHGGLVSTNRVIHEINRTLHQLTRVRYAWIPNIPLIWQDMIQYFEGYKPILITTRVTWQLLFHGWYKCNTDGASKGNPGPSSLGFCVRDDEGDMVYAREVDLGVTTNVVAEDKAILQGLEYCMEHDLHPLILETDSLVLKKAIEGEWDPPWVHPTFIHSLNCLVQGEG
- the LOC142178164 gene encoding uncharacterized protein LOC142178164 → MRLNMETAYAKIWLFFDAVVEWELVEDTEQQNMLPTIEVEHLIRTRSDHAQLLMTCGVQTTNFVKPFRFLNFWTKHATFMDVVRQNWEADFIGDPFLMFKQNIKRVKAALSKWSRETFGDIFKQLAILEDIVRVKEMLFEEEPTTENRIVLQKAQSELKKYLSIEEQYWKQKAGMTWFAEGDRNTSFFHNHVNGKRKKLQLRIKSGSGVWIEDQEQLATTAVDFYQKQFTNEGDASEFSLLNNVPSMVTMDQNLVLSRLPTIEEVRAAIFELSGESASGPDGFTGLFYQTC